Within Halorubrum lacusprofundi ATCC 49239, the genomic segment GCTCGCACGCGGCGACTGCGACGTGCCGTACCCCTGCGGCGCGTTCGGCTGGCTCTCGTACGACGCCGCCCGCGAGCTGGAGTCGTTTCCGGAGTCGGCGCCCGCGGGCCCCGGCGCGGTCGACGATCGAGGCCTCCCGCGGCTCCAGATCGGCGTCTTCGACCGCGTGGCGGCGTGGGAGTGTCCGGTTTCCGCGGGTGGCGATGACTCGCGCGACTCGGCCGCCTCCACCCTCCGCGTGACGGCCTGTCCGCGCGTTCCCGAGGGGCTCGACGATCCTGACGCCGACCGCGACGCGCTCGACGCGCTGTTCGACGAGGGGGCGTCGCGGGCGGACGACCTGATTGACCGGATCGAATCGGGCAACCCCGCTGTCGGGCCGGCACCCGACCCCGACGCGTCGACCGCGACCTTCGAGAGCGACGTGGGTCGAGAAGGGTACGCCGAGGCGGTCAGTCGGGTGAAGGCGTCCATCCGCGACGGCGACACCTTTCAAGCGAACGTCTCCCAGCGACTGCGTGCCCCGGCCGCGGTCCATCCGGTCGAGGCGTACGACGCGCTTCGGACGGTGAACCCGGCGCCGTACTCCGGGCTGATCGAGTTCTCGCGGGAGGGGGGTGCGGAGGGGGACAACGACACCGACGATAACGACGATAACGGCGACAACGACGACGGCGACGACGCCCCGTCCGGCGTCGACCTCGTGAGCGCGAGCCCGGAGCTACTCTTAGAGCGCGTTCCGAGCGGCGGCGCGGCGGAGGCGGGCGCCGACCGCGACGAGGGTGAACACGGCGCTCGCCTCGTCACGGAGCCCATCGCTGGCACCCGCCCGCGGGGGGAGACGCCGGAGGCGGACGCTGACATGGAGGCGGAGCTGACCGGCGACGAGAAGGAGCGCGCGGAACACGCCATGCTCGTCGACTTGGAGCGCAACGACCTCGGGAAGGTCTCCCGATTCGGCACGGTCGACGTGGCGGAGTACCGCCGGGTGGACCGGTACAGCGAGGTGATGCACCTCGTGAGCCTGATCGAGGGGGAGGCGCGGTCGGACGTGGGGCTCGCCGACGCGGTCGCGGCGTGTTTCCCCGGCGGGACGATCACGGGCGCGCCCAAGCCGCGGACGATGGAGATCATCGACGAGTTGGAGGAGACGCGGCGGGGCCCCTACACCGGCTCCATGCTCGCGGCCGGTTTCGACGGGCGGGCGACGCTCAACATCGTCATCCGCACGCTGGTCCGGCGGGCGGCCGAGTACCACCTGCGCGTCGGCGCGGGAATCGTCCACGACTCCGAGCCCGACGCGGAGTACGAGGAGACGCTCGCGAAGGCCCGGGCGCTCGTGACCGCGGTCGACGAGGCGCTCGCGGCCGGCGGGATGGCGGTCGAGGAGGGAGTCGACCGATGACGGGGGTTGGCGGCGATGATGACGACGCCGGCTGGCGCCCCGGCGCCGGCGACTCGGACGTGCGGGTCCTCGTCGTCGACAACTACGACTCGTTCGCGTACAACCTCGTCCAGTACGTCGGCGAGGTCGCCGGCGCGGTCGCGGTGCGGCGCAACGACGCGGTCGATCTGGCCGGGATCCGCGCGCTCGACCCCGACGGCGTCGTCATCTCTCCGGGACCGGGCACCCCCGCAGAGGCCGGGGTCTCGATCGACGCCTTCGCGCTGGACCGCCCCGTGTTCGGCGTCTGTCTCGGCCACCAGGCGCTGTGCGCGAGTCGCGGGAGCCGGGTGCGCCACGCGCCCGAGGTCGTCCACGGGAAGCCGTCGACGATCGCCCACGACGGCGAGGGCGTGTTCGCGGGGCTCCCCGATCGGCTCCGCGTCGGCCGGTACCACTCGCTCTGCGTCGAGCGCGAGGACCTCCCCGACGAACTCGTCGAGACCGCCCGCACCGAGGACGAGAGCGAGGTCGTGATGGGCGTGCGCCACCGCGAGAAGCCACATATCGGCGTGCAGTTCCACCCCGAAAGCATCCTGACGCCGCGCGGGAAAGCATTGGTGCGGAACTTCGTGGAGGTGTGCGAGGATGGGTGAGGACCCGGGCGGGGCGGACGACGCGGCCGAGGAACTCCGCTACCACGTCGACGGCGAGATCGTCCCCGCCTCGCAGGCGACCGTCTCCGTCGAGGACCGCGGGTTCGCCTACGGCGACGCCGCCTTCGAGACCCTGCGCGCGTACGGCGGCGAGGTGTTCCGGTGGGACGACCACGCCGCGCGACTCGCGGACACCTGCGAGACGCTCGGGCTCGACCACGGGCTCTCCGAGATCGACCTGAAAGCCCGGATCGACGAGACGCTCGCCGCGAACGACCTCGCTGAGGCGTACGTGAAGCTCTCTATCACGCGTGGGGTCCAGCCCGGCACGCTCGACCCGCGGCCCGAGGTCGACCCCACCGTCGTCGTGATCGCGAAGCCCCTCGCCCGCGGCGGCGTCGACTCGACACCGGTCCACGACGGCCCCGCCGCGCTCCAGACGACGAAGACCCGAAAGCCCTCCTCGCGGGCGCTCCCGGCCGACGCGAAGACGCACAACTACCTCAACGGAATCCTCGCACGGCTGGAACTGCGCGTGACCGGTGCCGACGAGGCGCTGATGCTCGATCCGGACGGCAACGTCGCCGAGGGGGCGACCGCGAACCTCTTCTTCGCCGACGGCACCGCACTCAAGACGCCCTCGCTCGACGGGCCGATCCTCCCGGGCGTGACGCGTCGCACCGTGATCGAGATCGCGGAGGCGGAGGGGATTCCGGTCGAGGAGGGGACGTACGCGCCGGACGCGGTGCGCGAGGCGGACGAGGTTTTTCTCACCAACTCGACGTGGGAGATCCGGCCGGTCGAGACGGTGGACGGTATCGGGGTCGACGGCGACGGCGAGGGCGTCGAGGGACCGCTGACCGCGCTGCTCTCGCGGCTGTTCGATCGGCGCGTGGAGGAAGCGTACTACGACGGCGAGCGGCTATAAGGGGTTTATAAACGAGTGTTCGGAACGGAACACGAGCGGCCAAAGGCCTACGTATCGGTACCACGTGGGTCGGCTATGTCACTGCGGCGGCGAGCCGCCCTTCTCGGTGGTGTGACAGCGGTCGGGTTCGGAGCGGCCGGGTATTACCGACTGACGACGACGACATGCGACGAGATTGCCTGTTTCGCGTTCGCGTATCAGGGAGCGGACGACGCCCCGAGTCGGTTGGACATCGAACACACCGGTGGGGAGCGTCAACTCCCCGCAGGAGACGTGTACATCACCAACGTCAGCGTCGACTACGAATCGGGTGCAACGGACACCGTCGCGTGGGCGGAGTTAGACGACGGTATCGGACCGACCGACGCGATCAACGGTGAGGCCAGACGGGTGAACCTCGGTTCGGTGGGTATCGTGCAGATCCTCTGGCAGCAGGACGACGTCGAGCGGGTCATCGAAGCGTGGGTGTTCGACGACGACGTTTCATAAGCAACCGGCAAATCTGGGATTTTCTGGCGAGTACTCAGTTATAAGTGGTCGTTGCTCTCGGCGGATCAGCGAGGAACGCCTCCAAAGCCCCAGCCGCTCGCTTATAAACGTCTGACCGCGGATCGATGACGAACACCTCTAAAGCCCCCGCCGCGACGACTCGGGGGCCTTGCTGCGCGCCTCACTCGGTCGCTACCGCTCCCTCGTTGCGGTGCTTGCTGCGGCCACCTTCGTCGTCGCGGCTGCCCCTTTGAGTCCCGCCCCACACCGCAACCGCAGCCTCACGCCTCCCCAGCCTCGTCGCTCACTTCGTTCGCGACTCCCTCGCACGCGCTCCTCGTGGCCTGTCGGCCACTCGGAGGCGTGCGCCACCGCACAGCTATTTATAAAGAGACCTATCGGTTGATCCCGCCCGCGCCGTCGACGACGCTCTCGACGTCGCCGGGCGTGATCACCGCGAGGTCGCCGTCGACGGTGCGCTTCAGGGCGGCGGCCGCGGCGGCCCACTCCAGCGAGTCGGCCATCTCGCCCCCGTCGATCCGCTTCGCGAGGTAGCCGGCGACGAACGCGTCGCCGGTGCCGATCGCGTCGTAGGTGTCGGCCTCGAAGACGCCCTGCTCGTACACCTCGCCGTTCCGGAGCGCGACGGCGCCCTCCGTGCCGCGGGTGACGACCACGGTCTCGAAGTCGAACGCGGACGCGAGCCCGTGAGCGATCTCGACCGCGTCGCCCTCGCGGTCCAGTACCTCGCGGGCGTCCCGCCGGGGGACGAACAGGGTGTCGACGTGCTCGAAGAGGTCCTCGTAGGCGGCGCGAGCGGTCTCGGGGTCCCAGAGCTTCGCCCGGTAGTTGAGGTCGAACGAGCGCGTCGCGCCGGCGTCGCCCGCGGCGCGGAGCAGGGCCGTCGTCGTCTCCGCGGCCCGCTCCGAGAGCGCGGGCGTGATCCCGGTCGTGTGGAAGTACTCGGCCGCCTCCAGCGCCCCGGTCGGCAGCTCCGCGGGCGTGACCGTCGTGATCGCGGCGTCCGCGCGGTCGTAGATCACGTTCGTCCCGCGCGGCTCCCCGCCGTGTTCGAGGTAGTACGTCCCCAGCCGGCTCGCCTCGGGATCGGCCCACGACACGCCCGTCCGGACGCCGTGGCTTCGGAGCTCGCCGATGATTCGGCGCCCGAGCGGCGACTCCGGGAGCTTCGAGAGCCAGACGGCGTCGGCGCCGAGTCGCGCGGCGCCGACCGCGACGTTGCTCTCCGCGCCGCCCGCCTGCACGTCGAGGGTCTCGGTGGTCTCCAGCC encodes:
- a CDS encoding anthranilate synthase component II, giving the protein MTGVGGDDDDAGWRPGAGDSDVRVLVVDNYDSFAYNLVQYVGEVAGAVAVRRNDAVDLAGIRALDPDGVVISPGPGTPAEAGVSIDAFALDRPVFGVCLGHQALCASRGSRVRHAPEVVHGKPSTIAHDGEGVFAGLPDRLRVGRYHSLCVEREDLPDELVETARTEDESEVVMGVRHREKPHIGVQFHPESILTPRGKALVRNFVEVCEDG
- the kdgK1 gene encoding bifunctional 2-dehydro-3-deoxygluconokinase/2-dehydro-3-deoxygalactonokinase, with protein sequence MVGVTDLVTFGETMLRLSPPRGERLETTETLDVQAGGAESNVAVGAARLGADAVWLSKLPESPLGRRIIGELRSHGVRTGVSWADPEASRLGTYYLEHGGEPRGTNVIYDRADAAITTVTPAELPTGALEAAEYFHTTGITPALSERAAETTTALLRAAGDAGATRSFDLNYRAKLWDPETARAAYEDLFEHVDTLFVPRRDAREVLDREGDAVEIAHGLASAFDFETVVVTRGTEGAVALRNGEVYEQGVFEADTYDAIGTGDAFVAGYLAKRIDGGEMADSLEWAAAAAALKRTVDGDLAVITPGDVESVVDGAGGINR
- a CDS encoding aminotransferase class IV, producing the protein MGEDPGGADDAAEELRYHVDGEIVPASQATVSVEDRGFAYGDAAFETLRAYGGEVFRWDDHAARLADTCETLGLDHGLSEIDLKARIDETLAANDLAEAYVKLSITRGVQPGTLDPRPEVDPTVVVIAKPLARGGVDSTPVHDGPAALQTTKTRKPSSRALPADAKTHNYLNGILARLELRVTGADEALMLDPDGNVAEGATANLFFADGTALKTPSLDGPILPGVTRRTVIEIAEAEGIPVEEGTYAPDAVREADEVFLTNSTWEIRPVETVDGIGVDGDGEGVEGPLTALLSRLFDRRVEEAYYDGERL
- a CDS encoding anthranilate synthase component I family protein; this translates as MQRWVHTDRDRFREVAAAAPAGARVPVERRVAVDDPFAAYRRARDGPGGFFYETTGGQSGWGYFGVDPVERLTVSGDAVVASEGSRSSGDYRRPSPTLAALEGVIDGEALARGDCDVPYPCGAFGWLSYDAARELESFPESAPAGPGAVDDRGLPRLQIGVFDRVAAWECPVSAGGDDSRDSAASTLRVTACPRVPEGLDDPDADRDALDALFDEGASRADDLIDRIESGNPAVGPAPDPDASTATFESDVGREGYAEAVSRVKASIRDGDTFQANVSQRLRAPAAVHPVEAYDALRTVNPAPYSGLIEFSREGGAEGDNDTDDNDDNGDNDDGDDAPSGVDLVSASPELLLERVPSGGAAEAGADRDEGEHGARLVTEPIAGTRPRGETPEADADMEAELTGDEKERAEHAMLVDLERNDLGKVSRFGTVDVAEYRRVDRYSEVMHLVSLIEGEARSDVGLADAVAACFPGGTITGAPKPRTMEIIDELEETRRGPYTGSMLAAGFDGRATLNIVIRTLVRRAAEYHLRVGAGIVHDSEPDAEYEETLAKARALVTAVDEALAAGGMAVEEGVDR